A window of the Paenibacillus woosongensis genome harbors these coding sequences:
- a CDS encoding DUF2225 domain-containing protein, translating to MELEPLYKIKVTCAYCQNEFSTSRVRPSLKRSIRTDTDFCGYYRDENPDYYVVRVCPSCGFASTENSNDRLTERQRREFEQNISNRLVKRSYGGARTWEHALETYKLALLCAQTIGEKERIIASLLHHIAWLYRYREDHEQEQRFLKHALSSYIKVFENEGISGNDARLMYLIGELNRRIGAYNEAVKWFSKVINDKKIIDASMIRASREQWALLREEMLSKGEELTEEITG from the coding sequence GTGGAACTGGAACCTCTTTACAAAATCAAGGTGACCTGCGCTTATTGCCAGAATGAATTTTCGACATCGCGAGTCAGGCCCAGCCTGAAGCGGTCGATCCGGACGGATACGGACTTTTGCGGCTATTACCGCGATGAGAATCCCGATTATTATGTGGTGCGAGTGTGTCCATCTTGCGGCTTCGCTTCGACGGAGAACTCGAATGACCGCCTGACGGAACGGCAGCGCCGCGAATTCGAGCAGAATATTAGCAACCGGCTCGTAAAACGGAGCTACGGCGGAGCAAGAACCTGGGAACATGCGCTGGAGACCTACAAACTCGCCCTGCTCTGCGCGCAGACGATCGGCGAGAAGGAACGGATTATTGCGAGCTTGCTTCACCATATTGCCTGGCTGTACCGTTATCGAGAGGATCATGAACAGGAGCAGCGATTTTTGAAACATGCCTTGAGTTCTTACATAAAGGTATTCGAAAATGAAGGGATTAGCGGCAACGATGCGCGCCTCATGTATTTGATTGGTGAATTAAACCGCAGAATCGGGGCATATAATGAAGCTGTCAAATGGTTCTCGAAGGTGATCAACGATAAGAAAATCATCGATGCCTCAATGATTCGCGCCAGCCGCGAGCAATGGGCGCTGCTGCGGGAAGAAATGCTCAGCAAAGGGGAAGAGCTGACGGAAGAGATTACGGGGTAA
- a CDS encoding globin, with protein MNPSLSIYDNLGGEEVIRQIVEAFYPKVKANPLLGPLFPEDINPVMEKQFMFLSQFFGGPSLFSDAYGHPMMRARHLPFPVTRERAEAWLACMTEALEEVGIEEELKDFVIKRLSGPAFHFVNTP; from the coding sequence GTGAATCCAAGTTTAAGCATTTATGATAACCTGGGCGGCGAGGAGGTCATCCGTCAAATCGTGGAGGCCTTTTATCCCAAAGTGAAGGCGAATCCTCTACTTGGGCCTTTGTTCCCGGAGGATATTAACCCCGTGATGGAGAAGCAGTTTATGTTCCTGTCGCAATTTTTTGGCGGCCCCTCCCTGTTCTCGGACGCCTACGGCCACCCGATGATGAGGGCGAGGCATCTGCCATTTCCGGTCACGCGCGAAAGGGCGGAGGCTTGGCTGGCGTGCATGACGGAGGCGCTGGAGGAAGTTGGAATTGAGGAAGAATTAAAGGATTTTGTCATTAAACGGTTGTCTGGACCTGCTTTTCATTTCGTAAACACGCCCTAA